The sequence GCTGCTCGCAGGCCATCAATATCCGATTTGCTCCCTTCCTCCTTAATTATATTATAGAGCGACTGGATTTCTGGATTTATAAACTCACCAGCTCCTGTTTTTGTTGCAGGATCTTCAAGATTATACTTCTGAATGAGCAGTAGAACAGCATCCATGTGACTCTGTGTTGCATCAAATAGTTCTGAAAATAAAGGATTGTTCCATTTGCTTTGAAGAAACAGGTACGTATCCCTGAGAAGCTTCTCTTCCTCTCTAATGTACAGTATGCCGTTAATTTCTTCTTCGCTTATTTCGCCTTTTGGCATATCCATGACAGCTACTCTCAGAGCGGAGGTATCAATCAGCGTAATGCCGCTTTCTTTAACCAGTATGTAGGTTCTCTTTTCAGTTGTAGTTGCTGCTGAAGTTGGGGATTCCTTATTAGTACACCCAATGGCAAGACTCATGATGAGTACCATTAACAAGAATGCTAAGTATCTTCTCACCCTTTTCATTCTTGTCACCTTGATCTGCTTCTCTCATTCCAGTTCGGTTCCTTATCCTAATAGAGTTTTCTGTATGGAGTAATGTCAATAATTTAGACTTCCTAACTTCATCAAGTGGCTGCATGAGGTATCTTGAAATTTCCCTTTGAGCTTGGAGCGAAAAGATGGAAAGAATTAGTATTGAGGGGCACATTTATAATTAGGTCCTAAGTAAGGGAGATTGTATAGGAGAAGAGGATGTTAAATTGGGAAACACTACTCTAGAATTCTTAAAGTCGTTAAGGAGCTGATGGAAATGAGGATAATAACAGCGATTCCACCAGAAGAACTTGAGATAATCTTAAAGAAGTCAAACGCTGCGGTTAGACTGGAGATTAGAGAAGCTGAGCCTTTCCATGGAATGCCCAGATACGAGGTAATTATTAAAGGGGATAAAGAGGAGATAGAGAAGTTTATGAAAGCTCTGAGGTTAGCAAGGGCTGGCGGTTAACTTTTCTTTTTTAAGCGTCTTTTCTCAAGGTATTTCTCCAACAAAGTTTTCAGCACAAACAGCGCCAAAAATACTACTATAATGAGAGCAACTTTTTCACATGAAATTCCACCAGGAACAGATATGGGATTATACACGATATCACCTCATATTATCTTATTCCACCATTGCATTTTTCAACTCAAACTCTGCAACAAGTTCAACTGCTTTCTTCATTTCCTCATAGTTTAGCATTCTGGCAATTTCTGGGTATCTATCAGCTCTATATTCTGGTCTGTACTGAAACATCACATTTACTCTAACTTCCTTTCCAAGATTCTCCGCTATCCACTTCAAAATCGGCTTAGTGCAGCATTCCAGATGACTTGGCATTACCAAATGCCTTATCAAAAACTCTGCCTTATAGTGTTCTTTGGCTAGAAGGAAGTTTCTCGTCACAACTTCCCAATAGCGAGGAGCTTTTGAATACTTTAGAGCGTCCTCGTTGTTACCCCACTTAAAATCAGCCAAGTAAACATCAACTATTCCATCCAAGAGCCTCATTGTAATCTCGCTCATATACATGTTAGAATTCCAAACCACTGGAATTGGAACTTTAACGTATCTGAGAGTCTCAAGGATAAAAGGCAAATTTGGTGTTGGTTCTCCTCCAACAAAATTCACATTTTTAGCACCCTCAGCATACGCAACAGCAATTTTAATCGCCATTTCTTCTGGGGAATATCTTAATCCACTCCTGTACTGACTTATGTCCCAGTTCTGGCAAAACACACATCTAAAATTGCACCCTGAGAAGAATATGGTGTATGATGGAATTAGCTCGGGCTCTTCTCCAAGATGCAGAAAGTCACTTGCAATCAAGCTATCCTTAACTCGACAGTAGCCAATGCCCTCCTTTCTGTTTACTCGGCATTTAATCTCACAAAGTTCACACTTTTCAATTATTCTATCTGCTATCAAAGCCTTCAGATCAAGAAGACTTTTCTCTAAATTTTTGCTTAAATCGTTCTCTTTCAATTTTTCCATACCTTCTTCATGGGCCTTCCAAAGTTCCTCAAGAGGATCATCTTTTGAAAAATTGACCTTCACTTGCTTTGCATAGAAAAAGTTAGGCTTTTCTCTCCCAGAGAGGACTTCAAAATAATGAGGCATTGCTCTCTTTGCTTTTTCGATTTCCCCTATATCAACTCTGCGGAACCACATAACCATCATTAAAAAATAAGCAAAAATCCTTAAAAATTATTTCAAACTTCCTCAAGCTTCTTCTTAACCTCTTCAGTATACCTCTTCGTTTCTTCTAAGGCATTTCTAAGATTGCTAAGCTCAAGTTTAAGCTCATTTAGTGTTTTATTCATCTGATAGAAGGCAAAAACGACAATGACAATGAGGATTAGGCCTAAAATTATTGAAATCCATCCACTTGGTGTTCCACCATATGCAGGCATCTTTCACTCCTCCTTCAGGTTTTTTATAATGTCATTATCGATTATGAGCCTAAAAGGTTTTGCCTTGTAATATTTTTTAGCCCTTGGATCGCCAGGCTCAAGACGGAGCTCACTCTCAACGAGATTTGCTTTTTCAAGCTTTTTCAAATGGAGATACAAAAGCTGACGAGAAAT is a genomic window of Thermococcus sp. M39 containing:
- a CDS encoding DUF2202 domain-containing protein codes for the protein MKRVRRYLAFLLMVLIMSLAIGCTNKESPTSAATTTEKRTYILVKESGITLIDTSALRVAVMDMPKGEISEEEINGILYIREEEKLLRDTYLFLQSKWNNPLFSELFDATQSHMDAVLLLIQKYNLEDPATKTGAGEFINPEIQSLYNIIKEEGSKSDIDGLRAAAIAQEHVVFKLESLLLKTKSEDVELIYEVLAKASRNHLRVLVKALEEKGIEYKPRYLGDEEFKEIISSPIEKE
- a CDS encoding TIGR04140 family protein, whose amino-acid sequence is MRIITAIPPEELEIILKKSNAAVRLEIREAEPFHGMPRYEVIIKGDKEEIEKFMKALRLARAGG
- a CDS encoding radical SAM protein — its product is MVMWFRRVDIGEIEKAKRAMPHYFEVLSGREKPNFFYAKQVKVNFSKDDPLEELWKAHEEGMEKLKENDLSKNLEKSLLDLKALIADRIIEKCELCEIKCRVNRKEGIGYCRVKDSLIASDFLHLGEEPELIPSYTIFFSGCNFRCVFCQNWDISQYRSGLRYSPEEMAIKIAVAYAEGAKNVNFVGGEPTPNLPFILETLRYVKVPIPVVWNSNMYMSEITMRLLDGIVDVYLADFKWGNNEDALKYSKAPRYWEVVTRNFLLAKEHYKAEFLIRHLVMPSHLECCTKPILKWIAENLGKEVRVNVMFQYRPEYRADRYPEIARMLNYEEMKKAVELVAEFELKNAMVE
- a CDS encoding winged helix-turn-helix domain-containing protein, which translates into the protein MVESIQELTVIAEALSVPIRVKILKMLCEKEWYVYELAKELNISRQLLYLHLKKLEKANLVESELRLEPGDPRAKKYYKAKPFRLIIDNDIIKNLKEE